The Denticeps clupeoides chromosome 16, fDenClu1.1, whole genome shotgun sequence DNA segment agaaGACATCCtaaatctgaataaatgaaatattcttattaaatactttgttctttacataatCTAATGTTGTGACAAAAAGAATCACACAAAatatcgatggaaatcaaatttatacacccatggaggtctggttaaattaaaattaaagtggaaaacacactacaggctgatccaactttgatgtaatgtccttaaaaaaagtcaaaatgaggctcagtaatgagtgtggcctccatgtgcctgtatgacctcacTACAACACCAGGGCATGCTCCTGAAGAGGTGGAGGCAAGaatggatggagcgagacatgatgtcccagatgtgctcaaatGGATTCAagtctgtctcctggtagcgcctccatgctctggacactacgctgactgacacagcaaaccttcttgccacagctcacgttgatgtgccatcctggatgagctgcactacctgagccacttgtgtcaGTTGTAGACTCCTTCTCATGATACCACCACATGAAGAgtaaacatcagccagaaagaaCTGAGAAGTTGTCTGTGgtcacctgcagaaccacgcctttattggggatgtcttgctaatgtctataatttccacctgttttcTATTCCATTTACACAACAGCATTTGAAATTGATTGTTAATCAGTGTTGCTACCTAAGTGAACATTTTGAATTTCGTGTGATGACgtttgattgacttggagttacttTGTGTTGtgtaagtgttccctttattttttgtgcattgtATATTAACACAGCAGCCATGCAGCGTGTGGGATGTGGTGACATCAGGGTCCTGTGGCCATCACATGCTCAGAAGGGAGCAAACACCACAACTAGGATAAGGTGGTATGGCTGGAAGACACGTCTAATGGTTTTAAACCCTAACAATTACTTTGAGAAATATTACTGCTGTCCCTAAATTTCTGGCAAATTCAATATTCATCTTATATcttatattcaatatatttcttggtttcattttaaaacactttaaatATTGCAAGAACATGGGAAAACaccagagataaaaaaaaaacaaagacataaATGCTGAGTATTTGTTCTGCAGTTAAATGGAGTGGAAGCCAAATCCAACATTGTTTCACTCAGCACCAAAACAAGGCTTCATCTGTTCCTATAAAACAGCAATGGCAGCAGTGTGACTCTCAATCTCTGAGGCACAGTAAACGCTCAGTAACGCAGTCCACCATTACACACTCATTAACTACCATTAACTACAACAATTACCTGCTGGGTTGTATCATTTActacattaaaaaagaaatcaatcaTGGAGACATTTCAATAAATCAGGCAACAATAACAGTTTTAATTTTAGGATGAGTTTTAAATACACTGCATACCAGACATTTGGGCTCATcttatggttttattttaatggacgCTACGCTGTTCTTtacaagaacatttttaaatgacttaaAACTAATATATGGGTCAGGTTGCTGTGTCAGTGTACACTGTAAGTGGAATGGATGTAAATAATCCTCccaaattctctttttttgaaCAGTGATATTACCAGTTTTGAGAAACGGCCACCACAGGTCTTGGTTAGTGACCAGAACCAGACCAGACCAGGcttttggtgatgtttggggAAAAGCTGAGCAGGGAGAACTGGACAAGTAAGAGTTCAGTACATGGTACTCTGCTCAGTCAGCAGCCTGCAGGCCAAGCCAGTGAAGAGGTCTGGTTAAATTTTATCAGAaggcaaatacaaaaaaagtcagTTGCCAAATaaagctcacacacatacatacacagagtTCTGATAACAACATGACTTATGCAAAACAATATCAGGTTCTTTGGTTATTTCAAATCATCTCTAGAATCCAGATGTGAAGAGTAGCTGTGAGGTGGTACAGACCTGAGGTGTATGGGGGCGGGGGGGTTCATTCGGATTTCAAATGTAATCAACTGCTGGGCTCTCAGCTGATTGAATCACTGAAAATGACAGAGGCAACCTGCGCAGAAGTGAATAAAATGTCTGTTGCGAGACCATTTGAGTAAAAATGTCTCTCAGGGGCCATCTATTGAGTGGTACAGCCAGAAGTGACGTTTTGAGACAACTTTAGACAATAAATCTTTGGAGCTTTTGACAGATTTTTTACTTCTGcttattttgaaatgcaaacATGCAGGTCAAGTTTGGACACAGACAAACATGTAGAGAAACAGACACATTCAGGGTAGGAAAACcagctgttttattttcattcatcttttaaattcattatataTAATGAATCGTTGGTATTGGAAACTTGTTATAGattggtttgttttgttggttATGAGAAAAGTGCTTTTTAATGCTGTATCTCATCATCTTCATGTTACACGTACATTATCCAGAAGTTCAGAAATGGTCTAAAGGCACAGATTGTCACCAAACGCGAGTGTTTCTTACAAAAATACAGTTGAGGTGTAAAAGGCACCACAGGTAAGGCAATAAACCGCAGTTCACTAAAAGAGCACGTAGCACAAAGTTGATCTGCCTGGAGACATGAGCACCATTTGACAGGGGGTCTGCAGCGCCCACTGGGCTTGAGAAGAAGGACTTTGGTGAAGCCCCCACGATAATTCCATCTGAGTTCTGATGAAGCATTTCCACCATTCCACAGATTTTACATCTGCAACCAGCCGCACTGCAATTAGCtgcacttacacacaaacacacacacacgcacacacacacagcgaccaGTCCACCGAGCttatcatttgtgtgtgtgtgtgtatatatatatatatatataaattctgatTCTGTAGCGCAGCTGCCTGGTCCTCTGCTGAGTGTCTCGGTTACGCGCAGCTGCCCATGGCTTTTACGAACGAGCCGTCGGGCATCTGCCTGAAGATGCCCCGTAACGTGTCCAGCTCTCGGCTCAGGTGCTCGACGCGCTTGCGGAGCCGCTCGTTGTCCGCGGACAGTTCGACCACTTTCTGCTGCGTCTCCACGTTGCGCAGTTTCGCCTTGTCCCTGCTCTTCCTCACGGCCACGTTGTTGCGCTCCCTGCGCAGGCGGTACTCTGCGCTGCTCTTGTCGACGTGCTTTTTGGACTTGCCCCGGTCTCCGCCGCCCATCATCTTCACGCTGCCTGCGTGCTGCTGGTGCGGGCTGGGCACCGGGGTCGGCGGGGGAGTGGGGTGGCCGGGCTGGAGGTGCATGGTGGTCTGCGCGCAGTGCGCGATCTGGTACTGGAGGTGGGGCAGGTGTTGCGGGTAGTGTGGAgagctgtggtggtggtggtggtggtggtggtggtgagccGGGGCCATGTCCTCCTCCCTCGGCTCCTGCTTGATCGCCACGGGTCTCATTCTCGCCGACGGGCTGTCGTAGACGGGCTCCAGCTTGGACTCCGAGTAGCTCGCCGCGCACCCGTACAGCTGCTGCGGCGGGAGCGCGCCGTACTCGAACTCCGCGCCGGACACTTTAGCCTTTTCGTGTTTGGAGCTGTGGTGGAACAGGTCCGCCAGGAAGTCGTCGTTGAAGGCTGCAGGGTCGATGTAGGCGCTGATGTCGATGGAGTTTTCGTTCTCGCAGATCTCGCTCAGGTCCGCGGCGCCGGCGGAATCTTTGTAGCAGAAGACGCTTGGCTGGTTCTGGCCCAGGCTGGTCATCAGGGGTCGTGGGGCGACCTCGTAGAGGTTCGGCTGCTCCATGGAGTATCTAAAGCCCGCCAGACATGGTGAGGAGCTCCGGGAATCCAGCTTTGCTCGCAGGGGCGCAGAAAGCCGCAGTGGCGGAAGAGAGGTGGTGGTCAGCGGGGGGGTCAGTGGGGGTCAGTGATGCCTCCCAGATGTGCGGCGCGGCTGGAGACTCGCTTCTGCTGAAGTGCAGCGACCCAGCCCGCTCTTTATAGGCCGGAGGGCCAGGATCTCAGGGTCATAGCGCCCGTGGGCTCCCTGTCACGACTGTTCCCCTTCACGTCCTCCGCCCCGCCTCTCCCACGTCGCGTGCATTTCACCATTACGCACAAGGCAGGAGCAGGCCAACTCAAAGCTTATGCGCAGGAAGGTAGAAGTAGCTTGTattatgcaaaaaatatatatattaccatGAATTCGATTTATAAGATTTATAAATCCCAtcaataaatcatatttatttaaacaaaatcatatttaatgTACCAAACTAATAAAACGCAATAAAGCAGAATTCA contains these protein-coding regions:
- the cebpa gene encoding LOW QUALITY PROTEIN: CCAAT/enhancer-binding protein alpha (The sequence of the model RefSeq protein was modified relative to this genomic sequence to represent the inferred CDS: inserted 1 base in 1 codon; deleted 1 base in 1 codon), with amino-acid sequence MEQPNLYEVAPRPLMTSLGQNQPSVFCYKDSAGAADLSEICENENSIDISAYIDPAAFNDDFLADLFHHSSKHEKAKVSGAEFEYGALPPQQLYGCAASYSESKLEPVYDSPSARMRPVAIKQEPREEDMXPGSPPPPPPPHHSSPHYPQHLPHLQYQIAHCAQTTMHLQPGHPTPPPTPVPSPHQQHAGSVKMMGGGDRGKSKKHVDKSSAEYRLRRERNNVAVRKSRDKAKLRNVETQQKVVELSADNERLRKRVEHLSRELDTLRGIFRQMPDGSFVKAMGSCA